From one Ictalurus punctatus breed USDA103 chromosome 20, Coco_2.0, whole genome shotgun sequence genomic stretch:
- the nyap2b gene encoding neuronal tyrosine-phosphorylated phosphoinositide-3-kinase adapter 2, translating to MPLTMMSSREEEALRFFQYVEDSGLRAYSGVVTRDLVWNEKTRSVPEKNDKKRKQEEVVKRTSEEVAVEGKHLRMGSANMSEQQQFSVRSQSLNSVGGVEEEEGSPNSRKQPPPKPRRDPNTKLSASSEAVDHSATTCKGGHSHKWDATQGCSEDCRRVPPPKPKRNPNTQLSTSFDDSYILNSKDSPMALSPISPVSPPQPQSPQQDSESEEPVYIEMSGNAVRDPPSRSEPDEPGEAVYEEMKYPAFDDFDSRWDFLGYRAQCITPCPSDMDIHAAVNYTSTPRSASHCDIPAPFPNLLTHRPPLLVFPPVPAQCSPNSDESPLTPVDVTKLAMLENAAHSKSPSSSSSSMEPLSSASSSHLRRAERELTATPTITVSGRSSAPPLPCALYRGSTSSAGAQRSHSACPSPVSMGRCLTPLSLMRAPPFEGSSFSGAALPPRHHSSAQNVAAGRSRTPTSPLDELTNLFTSGRNMLKKNSSGRKSKEPSESEAKGKGHGSESKREHKERSHHNKESKRDKERSGKSSHRREGKDREPSGIEALQRRDSKDRTGSNAEPIVRRDSKDRGTNVEPVPRRNSKDRGTNVEPVSRRNSKEKGSNVEPVSRRNSKDKGTNVEPVARRNSKDKGCSGPELLPKQGSKDRGCSTSEPIVRHDSKDWISNNIEPLPRRDSRDRICNGSELMLRQDSRDFMRNGLERHDSRDRSGYGPDLLTRHSGKDQGRSGLEGRHNSKEGRNNSLDFLQGNSNMADSGWDCKERVSNGTDVVNRRDYKDKGIHLTEPHHKSKDKSSYSTESPKAHDWDTRSGPQSSMSSRSRRSPVSPTTMMGNSELKMVPKVAQFLSTSLAPSPLGTPQRRPSEAQEMPPFPWVCGDSTMMETIERKQRLCREIRARQRPPEWSQTESMPSCKKANGQKKYSPPPYPSQTTVFWDTAI from the exons ATGCCCCTGACCATGATGAGCTCCAGAGAGGAAGAAGCATTGCGGTTTTTCCAGTACGTCGAGGACAGCGGCCTGAGGGCGTACAGCGGCGTAGTGACCCGTGACCTGGTGTGGAATGAGAAAACCCGGAGCGTTCCGGAGAAGAACGACAAGAAGAGAAAGCAGGAGGAGGTTGTTAAAAG gacGAGTGAAGAGGTGGCCGTGGAGGGGAAACACTTGCGTATGGGATCTGCGAACATGTCGGAGCAGCAGCAGTTTTCCGTTCGCTCTCAGTCCCTTAACTCTGTAGGAGGAGTAGAGGAGGAAGAGGGCAGCCCGAACTCCCGCAAACAGCCTCCGCCCAAACCGCGCCGTGACCCCAACACCAAACTCAGCGCCTCCTCGGAGGCCGTGGACCACAGCGCCACCACCTGCAAGGGAGGACACTCCCACAAGTGGGATG CGACTCAGGGCTGCAGCGAGGACTGTAGACGAGTCCCACCTCCGAAGCCCAAGAGGAATCCCAACACACAACTGAGCACTTCCTTTGATGACTCCTACATTCTGAACTCAAAAGACTCCCCAATGGCTCTTTCTCCTATTTCTCCTGTTTCTCCTCCACAACCTCAGAGCCCACAGCAGGACTCAGAGTCAGAGGAAcctgtttatattgaaatgtcAGGGAATGCAGTGCGAGATCCGCCCTCTCGTTCCGAGCCTGACGAGCCAGGCGAGGCTGTCTACGAGGAGATGAAGTACCCCGCTTTTGATGACTTTGATTCACGCTGGGATTTTTTGGGGTACCGTGCTCAGTGCATCACACCATGTCCATCTGATATGGACATCCATGCTGCCGTGAACTACACCTCCACCCCTCGGAGCGCATCCCATTGCGACATCCCTGCCCCGTTCCCCAACCTTCTAACCCACCGTCCACCTTTGCTGGTCTTCCCACCGGTGCCTGCACAGTGTTCGCCCAATTCTGACGAATCCCCACTCACGCCGGTGGACGTGACCAAGCTGGCCATGTTAGAGAATGCCGCCCACTCAAAGTCTccgtcgtcctcctcctcctcaatgGAGCCCCTTAGTTCTGCCTCATCCTCTCACCTCAGACGGGCCGAGAGGGAACTTACGGCGACGCCCACTATCACAGTCTCAGGTCGCTCTTCGGCGCCACCGTTGCCATGCGCTCTCTACAGGGGCTCCACAAGCTCTGCAGGGGCTCAACGGAGCCACTCGGCATGTCCGTCTCCCGTCAGCATGGGCCGCTGCCTCACGCCACTCAGCCTCATGAGGGCACCACCATTCGAAGGGAGCTCCTTCAGTGGAGCTGCCCTGCCACCACGACACCACAGCTCGGCGCAGAACGTTGCAGCAGGACGCTCACGGACGCCCACCAGCCCTCTGGATGAGCTCACCAACTTGTTCACCAGTGGCAGGAACATGCTGAAGAAGAACTCCAGCGGACGGAAGAGCAAAGAGCCCAGTGAGA GTGAAGCCAAAGGGAAGGGCCATGGTTCTGAATCCAAACGGGAGCACAAGGAGCGAAGCCATCATAACAAGGAGTCAAAAAGGGACAAGGAGCGCAGCGGGAAATCCTCGCATCGACGTGAGGGCAAAGATCGAGAGCCTAGCGGCATAGAGGCCTTACAGAGACGTGACAGTAAAGACAGAACCGGCAGCAATGCAGAGCCAATAGTGAGACGTGATAGCAAGGACAGGGGCACCAATGTGGAGCCAGTACCGAGGCGTAACAGCAAGGACAGGGGCACCAATGTTGAGCCGGTATCAAGGCGCAACAGCAAGGAAAAGGGCAGCAATGTTGAGCCGGTATCAAGGCGCAACAGCAAGGACAAGGGCACCAATGTCGAGCCAGTAGCGAGGCGAAACAGCAAGGACAAGGGCTGTAGTGGTCCAGAGCTACTTCCCAAACAGGGCAGCAAAGACCGAGGGTGCAGCACCAGTGAGCCCATAGTGAGGCATGACAGCAAAGACTGGATCAGTAACAATATCGAACCTTTACCTAGACGCGACAGCAGGGACAGGATCTGCAACGGCTCAGAGCTCATGCTCCGACAAGACAGCAGAGACTTCATGAGGAATGGTCTGGAACGACATGATAGCAGAGACCGAAGTGGTTATGGGCCAGACTTGTTAACCAGGCACAGTGGTAAGGATCAGGGAAGATCTGGTCTGGAGGGTCGGCACAACAGCAAAGAAGGAAGAAATAACAGTTTGGATTTTCTTCAGGGTAACAGCAACATGGCAGACTCTGGATGGGACTGTAAGGAACGGGTGAGTAATGGGACAGATGTTGTAAATAGGAGAGACTACAAAGATAAAGGAATTCACTTGACAGAGCCCCATCACAAGAGTAAGGACAAAAGCAGCTACAGTACGGAGTCCCCCAAAGCACATGACTGGGATACAAGGTCCGGACCGCAATCCAGTATGTCCAGCCGGAGTAGACGATCACCTGTTAGTCCTACCACAATGATGGGAAATTCTG AATTAAAGATGGTCCCAAAGGTAGCCCAGTTCCTATCCACATCACTCGCACCGTCTCCATTGGGCACACCTCAGAGACGACCTTCAGAAGCCCAAGAG ATGCCACCTTTCCCCTGGGTATGTGGCGACAGTACCATGATGGAGACAATTGAGAGGAAACAGCGATTGTGCCGTGAGATCCGGGCCCGTCAGCGACCCCCTGAATGGAGCCAGACGGAAAGCATGCCTAGCTGCAAGAAAGCCAACGGGCAAAAGAAATATAGCCCACCCCCATATCCCTCTCAGACTACAGTCTTTTGGGACACCGCAATCTGA